One genomic window of Fusarium fujikuroi IMI 58289 draft genome, chromosome FFUJ_chr01 includes the following:
- a CDS encoding probable arrestin domain protein gives MSGPASVRVSGPPNSSFLVGYPGISATLPRIEGKVEIRPGQGFSMPVPVSLVRICLQRRETIHPDADSIAKRHLGAPRRETTDLVGKEQLLFRCSSGKEAERIIAMDLPFVLFIPFGRGGEESNRRIPPASLQLPSRTAETYYELVVTVQQGHSNQYKYTFPIPLQRYDTLSTFGMYNKPESKLVTNDNIVHLGINLPRWSYGPKDPITVYIKLSPNLDWLSKAKRVTIEKITLTVEEEITFNPEGDEPTKKINRVSKQTQPVKTKMPEAGYATNIGLDFPSKDLRDPDGVVRRGKPQFPLYEVTSFTTSSTLYKIEFYLVIKVNLSGARDVMIRQPIVICPLDQQACKEEMDAIEQAAKDASHVDPANPMLPAPTVILANDRDSLRALGLCMVGGQKKPFIE, from the exons ATGTCGGGCCCTGCGAGCGTAAGGGTCTCGGGTCCTCCAAACAGTAGCTTTCTCGTGGGCTACCCTGGTATCTCTGCGACTTTG CCGCGCATCGAAGGAAAAGTCGAAATTCGCCCTGGCCAGGGTTTTTCCATGCCCGTACCTGTCTCCCTCGTTCGAATATGTCTTCAGCGCCGAGAAACAATACATCCCGATGCCGATAGCATTGCGAAACGACATCTAGGCGCCCCCCGCCGCGAGACCACGGATCTGGTCGGAAAAGAGCAGCTTCTTTTTCGCTGCTCTTCTGGGAAGGAGGCTGAGAGGATCATTGCTATGGATCTACCGTTCGTTCTGTTTATTCCTTTTGGTCGCGGCGGCGAAGAGTCGAATCGGCGTATACCTCCCGCGTCCCTCCAACTACCCAGCCGAACCGCCGAAACATACTACGAACTCGTCGTTACTGTCCAGCAAGGCCACAGCAACCAGTACAAATACACTTTTCCCATACCTTTACAACGCTATGATACACTTTCTACATTTGGAATGTATAACAAGCCCGAATCCAAATTGGTCACCAACGATAATATCGTACACCTCGGCATCAATCTGCCCCGGTGGAGCTACGGCCCCAAGGATCCCATCACAGTCTATATCAAACTGTCGCCAAACCTCGACTGGTTAAGTAAAGCGAAACGCGTCACAATTGAAAAGATTACCTTGACTGTTGAGGAGGAAATCACATTCAACCCAGAAGGTGATGAACCTacgaagaagatcaacaGGGTCTCGAAACAGACCCAACCGGTTAAGACAAAGATGCCAGAGGCGGGTTACGCCACGAATATCGGACTGGATTTTCCATCAAAGGATCTGAGAGATCCAGACGGCGTTGTCAGGCGGGGGAAGCCTCAATTTCCTCTCTACGAAGTCACATCGTTTACCACGTCTTCTACCCTTTACAAAATCGAGTTCTACTTGGTTATTAAG GTCAATCTTAGTGGTGCTCGAGATGTAATGATACGACAGCCAATTGTAATCTGCCCCTTAGATCAACAGGCCTGTAAGGAAGAGATGGACGCGATAGAACAGGCGGCCAAAGACGCCTCTCACGTCGATCCGGCCAACCCGATGCTTCCAGCGCCGACTGTTATTCTCGCCAACGACCGCGATTCATTACGAGCATTGGGCCTGTGCATGGTAGGAggccagaagaagccattcATTGAATGA
- a CDS encoding related to tRNA-splicing endonuclease gives MAFDDDDNPNTLAQPAKGTSGAAAEDVDDDAPDVKLFLSMFDKNGVSSKAIRKGEKDFESHGTRAQDGLLQASRTVLDNVLGYTRIHREDSWVRGWCFPDWWAKVEEVGEKEGLWLRDRVVMVEHERGTWQKDIGRAVPAHKERLGTGKLWLLPEEAIFLIERGTMDLWWPNLQLEDILLADDGKPKTDMGLDDYDAGLPLSLEAAYSLFIGNEGERGRITLPQYQVYSHLKRAGFYVLRAPPYEAPTPQSQTLWQWLFSFFSSESQPKRNPSGPLVQPGLYRAYRPIYDQLAILPRHKPLPTPPVVHPPQDPWRIFFHVWKSGGPPFSKKNPPPPDFRFAVVDASDTCVPALEQIEALLESTPYDPPNEAWKGPGGRMYQRLKHGHRNVLVAIVDRGLVNFMRFGEGAFGEERLFERFDNQGGQRGGPKTGRGGGRGRGRGRGRGRGRGR, from the coding sequence ATGGCttttgacgatgacgacaatCCCAATACCTTAGCACAACCAGCCAAAGGCACCAGTGGTGCTGCTgcagaagatgttgatgatgacgcaCCGGACGTTAAGCTCTTCCTATCCATGTTCGACAAGAACGGTGTATCAAGCAAAGCTATTCGCAAGGGCGAGAAGGATTTCGAGTCACATGGCACCCGTGCACAGGATGGTCTTCTCCAAGCGAGTCGCACTGTCTTGGATAATGTCCTAGGATACACCAGGATACACCGCGAAGATTCCTGGGTTCGAGGATGGTGTTTTCCCGACTGGTGGGCCAAGGTAGAGGAAGTTGGTGAGAAGGAGGGCTTATGGCTACGTGACAGAGTTGTCATGGTTGAGCATGAGCGCGGAACATGGCAGAAAGATATTGGAAGGGCGGTACCTGCACATAAGGAGCGCTTGGGTACAGGGAAACTCTGGCTTTTGCCTGAGGAGGCTATTTTCCTCATCGAGAGAGGCACCATGGATCTCTGGTGGCCAAATTTACAACTGGAGGACATCCTACTCGCCGATGATGGAAAACCGAAGACGGATATGGGACTTGACGACTATGATGCCGGACTGCCATTGAGTCTTGAGGCGGCATACTCACTTTTTATCGGGAACGAGGGTGAGAGGGGCAGAATCACACTACCACAATATCAGGTTTACTCGCATCTGAAGCGAGCAGGCTTCTACGTTCTACGCGCGCCACCCTATGAGGCGCCAACACCCCAGTCCCAGACTCTATGGCAATGGCTGTTCTCATTCTTCAGCTCCGAATCACAACCAAAGCGAAACCCATCTGGACCTCTTGTTCAGCCAGGTCTTTACCGCGCTTATAGACCTATCTACGACCAACTTGCCATTCTTCCCCGCCACAAGCCACTGCCTACACCTCCCGTGGTTCATCCTCCCCAAGATCCATGGCGGATTTTCTTTCATGTATGGAAATCAGGTGGCCCGCCATTCTCGAAGAAGaacccaccaccacctgATTTCCGCTTTGCGGTGGTTGACGCAAGCGACACATGCGTTCCAGCGCTCGAACAAATCGAAGCTCTTCTAGAATCTACACCTTACGACCCACCCAATGAGGCTTGGAAGGGCCCTGGAGGACGGATGTATCAGCGACTAAAGCACGGACACCGCAACGTGCTGGTAGCGATTGTGGATCGCGGCCTCGTCAACTTTATGAGATTTGGAGAGGGAGCATTTGGAGAGGAGAGATTATTTGAGAGATTTGATAACCAGGGCGGCCAGAGAGGCGGACCAAAGACAGGTCGTGGTGGAGGCAGAGGACGCGGTCGTGGAAGAGGCCGCGGTCGAGGACGGGGGAGATGA